A genomic region of Jeotgalibaca ciconiae contains the following coding sequences:
- the alaS gene encoding alanine--tRNA ligase, whose amino-acid sequence MRQMKSSEIRQLFLKFWETKGHKVEPSASLVPVNDPTLLWINSGVATLKKYFDGTVVPENPRITNAQKSIRTNDIENVGVTARHHTLFEMLGNFSIGDYFKEEAIPWAWEFLTGEEWLAFDPELLYVTYYPEDEETKKIWIEKVGLAEDHVVPVEDNFWDIGAGPCGPDTEIFYDRGVEYQDLPDSDPEMYPGGENERYLEIWNLVFSEFNHKPDGSYEPLPHKNVDTGMGLERVVSIIQDAPTNFETDLFMPIIRKIEELSNGVHYGMDAKVDTSFKVIADHIRAVSFAIGDRALPSNEGRGYILRRLIRRSVMHGQKLGINRLFLFELVPVVAEIMEEYYPEVKRDQEFIVKVITNEEQRFQETIHDGLEILQEVFDKISSKNETVIKGEDAFKLYDTYGFPLELTEEYAEEKGFTVDRDGFNEAMQNQRNRARAARQVADSFSVQSAVLSEVIVPSEFVGYYQTSIQSELLVVISEDELKEQVMSEQTAQLIFRQTPFYAEMGGQVADTGLIKNMDGETVAVVVDVKRAPNGQNLHIVEIKTEISTNNVYILEVDEARRRNITKNHTATHLLHQALRDVLGSHATQAGSLVTPNHLRFDFTHFGQVTAEELIEMEKTVNQKIWEAIQVETVETTIDKAKEMGAMALFGEKYGNEVRVVTIGDYSIELCGGVHVQNSQDIGVFKILSESGIGAGTRRIEAVTGQAAYEWFHTKEKELQEAAYLVKAQQTKDIVKRIEALKQELKEVQSENESLNAKLMQVESQNIFDDVQEVNGIRFITYQTKNQDMNTLRQLADQWRQKNVSDIFVAASELDGKVSLLASVSKEKVAVGIKAGDLIKAIAPLVGGGGGGRPDMAQAGGKNPAGIPDALKQVSNWLNEK is encoded by the coding sequence ATGAGACAGATGAAGAGTAGTGAAATTCGCCAATTGTTTCTTAAATTCTGGGAAACAAAAGGTCATAAAGTAGAACCAAGTGCTTCATTGGTTCCCGTAAACGATCCAACATTATTATGGATTAACTCAGGCGTAGCAACATTAAAGAAGTATTTTGATGGTACGGTTGTTCCGGAAAATCCAAGAATCACGAATGCACAAAAGAGTATCCGAACAAATGATATCGAAAATGTTGGGGTAACAGCAAGACACCATACGTTATTTGAAATGCTAGGGAATTTTTCAATTGGTGATTACTTCAAAGAAGAAGCAATTCCTTGGGCATGGGAGTTTTTAACAGGAGAAGAATGGTTAGCGTTTGATCCAGAATTACTTTATGTGACCTATTATCCAGAAGACGAAGAAACGAAAAAAATCTGGATTGAAAAAGTTGGATTAGCTGAAGATCATGTAGTTCCTGTTGAAGATAACTTTTGGGATATCGGGGCAGGTCCTTGTGGTCCAGATACAGAGATTTTTTATGATCGAGGAGTAGAGTACCAAGACCTGCCCGATAGCGATCCTGAAATGTATCCGGGAGGCGAGAACGAACGTTACTTAGAAATTTGGAACTTAGTGTTTTCTGAATTTAATCATAAGCCTGATGGAAGTTATGAACCATTGCCGCATAAGAATGTGGATACGGGCATGGGCTTAGAGCGTGTTGTAAGTATCATTCAAGACGCTCCTACCAACTTTGAGACTGATTTGTTTATGCCAATCATTCGGAAAATTGAAGAATTAAGCAATGGTGTTCACTATGGTATGGATGCAAAAGTCGACACTTCCTTTAAAGTAATTGCTGATCATATTCGTGCAGTTAGCTTTGCGATTGGTGATCGAGCATTACCTTCTAACGAAGGACGAGGGTACATCTTACGCCGTTTGATTCGCAGATCAGTTATGCATGGTCAAAAATTAGGTATCAATCGACTTTTCTTATTTGAATTAGTTCCGGTAGTGGCTGAAATCATGGAAGAATACTATCCGGAAGTAAAACGCGACCAAGAATTTATTGTTAAGGTGATTACCAACGAAGAGCAACGTTTCCAAGAAACGATTCATGATGGATTAGAAATCTTACAAGAAGTATTTGATAAAATATCATCTAAGAATGAAACGGTTATTAAAGGAGAAGACGCTTTTAAACTATATGATACTTATGGTTTTCCGTTAGAATTGACTGAAGAATATGCAGAAGAAAAAGGATTTACAGTCGACCGAGACGGTTTCAACGAAGCGATGCAAAATCAAAGGAACCGTGCGCGTGCTGCAAGACAAGTAGCAGATTCATTCAGTGTACAATCTGCTGTGCTATCTGAGGTAATTGTACCAAGTGAATTCGTCGGCTACTATCAAACGAGTATTCAATCTGAATTGCTTGTTGTTATTTCAGAAGATGAATTAAAAGAGCAAGTAATGTCTGAACAAACCGCACAGCTTATTTTCCGTCAAACACCATTCTACGCAGAGATGGGGGGACAAGTAGCCGATACGGGTCTTATTAAGAATATGGACGGAGAAACGGTAGCTGTTGTTGTAGATGTAAAACGGGCACCGAACGGTCAGAATCTGCATATTGTAGAAATAAAAACTGAAATTTCAACAAATAACGTATATATACTTGAAGTGGATGAAGCACGCCGCAGAAATATTACGAAAAACCATACGGCAACACATTTGTTACATCAAGCACTAAGAGACGTATTAGGAAGTCATGCCACTCAAGCGGGCTCTTTGGTAACGCCCAATCATTTACGATTTGATTTTACTCATTTTGGACAAGTTACTGCTGAAGAATTAATAGAAATGGAAAAAACTGTTAACCAAAAAATATGGGAAGCAATCCAAGTCGAAACGGTTGAAACAACTATTGACAAAGCAAAAGAAATGGGCGCAATGGCTCTTTTTGGTGAAAAATATGGCAATGAAGTTCGAGTAGTTACTATCGGTGATTATTCAATCGAGCTTTGTGGTGGTGTTCATGTTCAAAACAGTCAAGATATTGGGGTATTCAAAATCTTGTCTGAATCGGGCATTGGGGCAGGTACTCGACGGATTGAGGCTGTCACTGGCCAAGCAGCTTATGAATGGTTCCACACTAAAGAGAAAGAATTACAAGAAGCAGCTTATTTAGTAAAAGCACAGCAAACCAAAGATATTGTAAAACGGATTGAAGCATTGAAACAAGAACTGAAAGAAGTACAATCTGAAAACGAATCACTGAACGCAAAATTAATGCAAGTAGAGTCTCAGAATATATTTGATGATGTCCAAGAAGTGAATGGTATACGTTTCATTACCTATCAAACAAAGAATCAAGACATGAACACTCTTCGCCAACTTGCAGATCAGTGGCGTCAAAAAAATGTTTCTGATATTTTTGTAGCTGCTTCAGAACTAGATGGAAAAGTAAGTTTATTGGCAAGTGTATCAAAAGAAAAAGTTGCTGTCGGAATCAAGGCGGGAGATTTGATTAAAGCAATCGCACCACTTGTAGGCGGCGGCGGTGGTGGACGTCCTGATATGGCTCAAGCTGGAGGTAAAAACCCAGCAGGTATTCCCGATGCATTAAAACAAGTCTCCAATTGGTTAAATGAAAAATAA
- a CDS encoding IreB family regulatory phosphoprotein: protein MNSKDETMLFNFDDYQKQNVRDTLTTVYKALEEKGYNPINQIVGFLLSGDPAYIPRHNDARNLIRRFERDEIMEELLRNYLSVDESDKS from the coding sequence ATGAATTCAAAAGACGAAACAATGTTATTCAATTTCGATGACTATCAGAAGCAGAATGTGAGAGATACCTTGACAACAGTCTATAAGGCACTAGAAGAAAAAGGATACAATCCTATTAACCAGATTGTAGGATTCCTATTGTCGGGAGATCCAGCCTATATTCCACGCCACAACGATGCTAGAAATTTAATACGTCGTTTTGAACGGGATGAAATTATGGAAGAATTACTTAGAAACTATTTATCTGTTGATGAAAGTGACAAATCATGA
- the ruvX gene encoding Holliday junction resolvase RuvX, whose translation MRIMGLDVGSKTVGVAVSDLMGWTAQGIETIPINEEASEFGIERLKELISNYEVEKVVIGLPKNMNNSIGFRAEASLAYGELVKNETGLPVEYIDERLTTVQAEKMLINEGNVSRKKRKKVIDKLAAVILLQNYLDAH comes from the coding sequence ATGAGAATAATGGGATTAGATGTGGGCTCCAAAACTGTTGGAGTTGCGGTCAGTGACTTGATGGGATGGACCGCACAAGGAATTGAAACAATACCAATTAACGAAGAAGCAAGTGAATTTGGTATAGAACGGTTAAAAGAGCTCATTTCCAATTATGAAGTTGAAAAAGTAGTGATCGGCCTTCCGAAAAATATGAATAATAGCATTGGGTTTCGTGCAGAAGCCTCTCTAGCATACGGAGAATTAGTAAAAAATGAAACAGGATTGCCTGTTGAATATATTGATGAGCGATTGACAACGGTTCAAGCGGAAAAAATGTTAATCAATGAAGGTAACGTTTCTCGTAAGAAAAGAAAAAAAGTAATTGATAAATTGGCTGCTGTTATTTTATTGCAAAACTATTTGGACGCACATTGA
- a CDS encoding DUF1292 domain-containing protein — translation MTEHNHDHDHNHDHEHDHEHITIVDENGNEELYEVLFTFESDDFGKSYVLVYPAGVPEGDEIELQAYSYVENEDGTEGDLEPIETEEEWDMIEEVLNTFIEDEDLN, via the coding sequence ATGACAGAACATAATCACGATCATGACCACAACCATGACCACGAGCACGATCATGAGCATATTACGATTGTAGACGAAAATGGTAATGAAGAACTTTATGAAGTATTGTTTACTTTCGAATCAGATGACTTCGGTAAATCGTATGTGCTTGTATATCCAGCAGGTGTTCCTGAAGGAGACGAGATTGAACTACAAGCATATTCATACGTTGAAAATGAAGATGGAACTGAGGGAGACCTAGAGCCAATCGAAACTGAAGAAGAATGGGATATGATTGAAGAAGTTCTAAATACTTTCATTGAAGACGAAGATTTAAATTAG
- the mltG gene encoding endolytic transglycosylase MltG, translating into MKRNAKQTRESRTNNKNKAETVNDTKSDVEERWKMRRKENSLVKKIVFSIIFVGVLLILVVGIVGYNYVTNALRPLEPNNTELVEVEIPMGSSTKRIAEILEEEAIVKDATVFNYYMKTQNASDFQAGFYQFAPSMELDEIIVTLEEGGTSTPISEDYKILVKEGSMITEIASEFASKTEYSEKDFLDAASNDEFIAQLAEEFPKLITDAVQNDSLKYKLEGYLFPATYDYLSMYTPEDMIREMVQKTNEVLTPYRAKIEESGLSLHEVLTLSSLVEKEGVQYEDRQMIADVFFNRLEEDMAIQSDISILYALDEHKEYVTIADTEVDSPYNLYQNKGLGPGPFNNPGEEAIQAVLNPTDTDYFYFLADLETGEVYFSETYEEHLELQDQYIIAPEEE; encoded by the coding sequence GTGAAACGAAATGCCAAACAAACCAGAGAATCCCGGACTAATAATAAAAACAAAGCGGAAACGGTGAATGATACCAAATCAGATGTTGAGGAACGGTGGAAAATGAGAAGAAAAGAAAACTCTCTTGTTAAAAAAATAGTCTTCTCAATTATATTTGTTGGAGTTTTGCTCATTTTAGTAGTTGGAATTGTGGGCTATAATTATGTAACCAACGCTCTTCGTCCGCTTGAACCAAATAATACAGAGCTTGTTGAAGTTGAAATTCCAATGGGTTCTTCGACAAAGAGAATTGCTGAAATTTTAGAGGAAGAAGCAATCGTGAAGGACGCGACTGTTTTCAATTATTATATGAAGACGCAAAATGCTTCAGACTTTCAAGCTGGTTTCTATCAGTTTGCACCTTCGATGGAGTTAGATGAAATTATTGTAACGTTAGAAGAGGGAGGGACATCAACCCCTATCTCAGAAGATTATAAGATCCTCGTAAAAGAAGGCTCAATGATTACCGAGATTGCCAGTGAGTTTGCCTCTAAAACAGAATATTCAGAGAAAGATTTTCTGGATGCAGCATCGAATGATGAGTTTATTGCACAATTAGCGGAAGAATTTCCTAAGCTGATTACTGATGCAGTTCAAAATGACTCTCTCAAGTACAAATTAGAGGGCTATTTATTCCCTGCAACTTACGATTATCTGTCGATGTATACACCTGAAGACATGATACGTGAGATGGTACAAAAAACAAATGAAGTATTAACTCCTTATCGAGCAAAAATTGAGGAATCTGGATTATCGCTTCATGAAGTTCTGACTCTTTCTTCCCTAGTGGAAAAAGAAGGGGTTCAGTATGAGGATCGTCAAATGATCGCGGATGTCTTTTTCAATCGACTGGAAGAGGATATGGCGATTCAATCTGATATTAGTATTTTATATGCCTTAGATGAGCATAAAGAGTATGTCACAATTGCAGATACAGAAGTTGATTCTCCATATAATCTGTATCAAAATAAAGGATTAGGACCAGGACCATTTAATAATCCAGGAGAAGAAGCTATTCAAGCGGTACTAAATCCAACTGATACTGATTATTTTTATTTTCTAGCCGATTTAGAAACAGGAGAAGTTTATTTCTCCGAAACGTATGAGGAGCACCTAGAATTACAAGATCAGTACATTATTGCTCCTGAAGAGGAATGA
- the udk gene encoding uridine kinase, whose product MKRPIVIGVTGGSGSGKTTVSRTIFEKFSDLSILLLEQDYYYKDQSHLPFEERLKTNYDHPFAFDNDRFISDLESLIAYKSIDQPVYDYAKHTRSDQTIHREPKEVIIVEGILILEDERLRELMDIKVYVDTDDDIRIIRRIKRDIEERGRTLDSVIQQYLSVVKPMHHQFVEPTKKFADIIIPEGGKNQVAIDLMTTKIASILSESNKA is encoded by the coding sequence ATGAAAAGACCAATCGTGATTGGGGTTACCGGAGGATCAGGGAGTGGTAAGACTACGGTGAGCCGGACGATTTTCGAGAAGTTTTCGGACTTATCGATTTTATTATTAGAACAAGATTATTATTATAAAGATCAAAGTCATTTACCATTTGAGGAGCGATTGAAAACAAACTATGATCATCCTTTCGCATTTGATAATGACCGTTTTATTTCTGATTTGGAATCACTCATCGCTTATAAGAGTATCGACCAACCTGTCTATGATTATGCAAAACATACTAGAAGCGACCAAACAATTCATCGCGAGCCAAAGGAAGTCATTATCGTTGAAGGGATACTCATTTTAGAAGATGAGCGCTTACGCGAATTAATGGATATTAAAGTATATGTAGATACAGATGACGATATTCGTATTATTCGTCGAATTAAACGAGATATCGAAGAAAGAGGCAGAACCTTAGATAGTGTGATTCAGCAGTATCTTTCAGTTGTAAAGCCAATGCATCATCAATTTGTTGAGCCGACTAAAAAATTCGCTGATATCATTATTCCTGAAGGCGGGAAAAATCAGGTAGCAATTGATTTAATGACAACAAAAATTGCTTCAATTCTTTCTGAATCAAATAAAGCATAA
- the greA gene encoding transcription elongation factor GreA, protein MIEKVYPMTLDGKRKLEEELEDLKINKRKEIVERIKIARSYGDLSENSEYESAKDEQAFVEGRISTLEKMIRFAEIIDDKDIEADVVSLGRTVTFVEMPYDDEESYSIVGSAEANPLEGKISNDSPIAKALLGKKVGDEVSISTPGGDMMVKITDVKML, encoded by the coding sequence ATGATTGAAAAAGTCTATCCAATGACGTTAGATGGTAAACGTAAGTTAGAAGAAGAACTAGAAGATTTAAAAATTAACAAAAGAAAAGAGATTGTGGAACGCATCAAAATTGCGAGAAGTTATGGAGATCTTTCTGAAAACTCAGAATATGAATCTGCTAAAGATGAGCAAGCTTTTGTTGAAGGAAGAATTTCAACATTAGAGAAAATGATTCGTTTTGCAGAAATAATCGACGATAAAGATATTGAAGCAGATGTTGTTTCATTAGGAAGAACAGTGACATTTGTAGAAATGCCATACGACGATGAAGAATCTTATTCAATCGTGGGTAGCGCAGAGGCAAACCCGTTAGAAGGGAAAATTTCCAATGATTCTCCAATTGCCAAAGCTTTGTTAGGTAAAAAAGTTGGGGATGAAGTAAGTATCTCTACTCCTGGTGGAGACATGATGGTAAAAATTACTGATGTAAAAATGCTTTAA